The genomic interval AGGAGGTACCTGAGCTGCAGTCACGGCGCTCAGGAGCCCCCAGGCGGCGCCGCCCCCTCTAAGCCAGGGGGCTGCAAAGGAAGCGTGAAGCCCCCTTAAGTTCGCCCGGAGGCGCGGTGGAGTCGGGACGTGCCACCTTCGGAGCATGACCGACGACAAGCGCGACACCGTCCTCCCGGACCCGGCAATGGTGAACGAGGACAGCCCGGTCTACCAGCCCCCTGCCGGTGCCGAGGAAACCGACCTTGCCGACGCCGCCGTGGACGGCACGAGCGCCTCGCATTACGGGGCCAACGACCCGGCCCTCTACGAGAACAGCGACAGCACGAACCAGGACTGACCGCGTCCGCGTGAGGCGTTCCAATGGGGGACAACCTCCCGGAAGGCGTAAGTGTCAGAGCCCATGAATAGACTTCACAGCCTGCCCCCGGTCGCGATCGGCGACATTCATGGCTGCCTCGATCTGCTGAATGCTGCCGTCGAGAAGTTCCATGACCGCCACCTGGTGCTTCTCGGCGACTATGTGGACCGCGGCCCCGACGACAGGGGCGTGTTGGACCGCGTGCGGGACCTGGTCGAGTTCGGACGGGCGACTGCGCTGATGGGCAACCACGACGACATGATGATCCGTGCGGTCCTCGAGGGGAGGAGCGCAGAGGTCTGGTTGCATAACGGTGGGGACGTGACGATGAATGAGTACGGCGACGATCATGGGGCGCTGCGCGAGGATGCCGTCTGGATGCGTGAGCACCTGCAGCAGCACGTGATCATCGGTGGCACCCTGT from Deinococcus malanensis carries:
- a CDS encoding metallophosphoesterase family protein produces the protein MNRLHSLPPVAIGDIHGCLDLLNAAVEKFHDRHLVLLGDYVDRGPDDRGVLDRVRDLVEFGRATALMGNHDDMMIRAVLEGRSAEVWLHNGGDVTMNEYGDDHGALREDAVWMREHLQQHVIIGGTLFAHAMRPDPTGRDVDTHLWGRPDGSSPLYRLPKGVTHSVHGHTVVDEPVTAEASDGSIVWFIDTGAVHTGILTALDTASWTTTELSAH